Proteins from a genomic interval of Lysobacter arenosi:
- a CDS encoding FAD-dependent oxidoreductase produces MDAKKPVFAFRETPRQMPARIPLELRQSGDWNELYGRFGEAEAKHQASRCLDCGNPYCAWKCPLHNYIPNWLELAREGRIHEAAALAHETNPLPEVCGRVCPQDRLCEGSCTLNDGFGAVTIGAVEKYIADRALADGWRPDLSRVVATGKRVAVIGAGPAGLSCADRLARAGIEATVFDRYEQIGGLLHFGIPSFKLDKSVMATRRDVLEGMGVKFRLGVEIGRDIGLDTLLAEFDAVFLGLGSYRYTDGGLPGQDLRNVLPALPFLVQNGRLVHGEDEVDGKPIAGWEDHVALPDLRGKRVVVLGGGDTGMDCVRSAVRLGASRVTCAYRRDEANMPGSAREVANAREEGVQFLFNRAPLALLGEDGDVTGVRVAETQLGAPDAQGRRNAEIVAGSESVLAADVVIIAFGFQPDPPEWLSAHGIELEGNGRIRVQPAASGCGSRKKVAADARLPFQTANAKVFAGGDSVRGADLVVTAAYEGREAAAGIVKLLLG; encoded by the coding sequence ATGGACGCAAAGAAGCCCGTGTTCGCCTTCCGCGAGACCCCCCGGCAGATGCCGGCGCGGATCCCGCTCGAGTTGCGCCAGAGCGGCGACTGGAACGAGCTCTATGGCCGCTTCGGCGAAGCCGAGGCCAAGCACCAGGCCAGCCGCTGCCTCGACTGTGGCAATCCGTATTGCGCGTGGAAGTGCCCGCTGCACAACTACATCCCGAACTGGCTCGAACTGGCACGCGAAGGCCGCATCCACGAAGCCGCCGCGCTCGCCCACGAGACCAACCCGCTGCCGGAAGTGTGCGGACGCGTCTGCCCGCAGGACCGCCTGTGCGAAGGCAGCTGCACGCTCAACGACGGATTCGGCGCGGTCACCATCGGCGCGGTCGAGAAGTACATCGCCGACCGTGCGCTCGCCGATGGCTGGCGACCGGACCTTTCGCGCGTGGTTGCCACTGGCAAGCGCGTGGCCGTGATCGGCGCAGGTCCCGCGGGTCTGTCGTGTGCGGACCGCCTGGCACGCGCCGGTATCGAAGCCACCGTGTTCGACCGCTACGAACAGATCGGCGGCCTGCTCCACTTCGGCATCCCCAGCTTCAAGCTCGACAAGTCGGTGATGGCCACGCGCCGCGACGTGCTCGAGGGCATGGGCGTGAAGTTCCGCCTCGGCGTCGAGATCGGTCGCGACATCGGCCTCGACACGCTGCTGGCGGAGTTCGACGCGGTGTTCCTGGGCCTGGGCAGCTATCGCTACACCGATGGCGGCCTGCCGGGCCAGGACCTGCGTAACGTCCTGCCGGCCCTGCCGTTCCTGGTGCAGAACGGGCGCCTGGTGCATGGCGAGGATGAAGTCGACGGCAAGCCGATCGCCGGTTGGGAAGACCACGTCGCCCTGCCCGACCTGCGCGGCAAGCGCGTGGTCGTGCTCGGCGGCGGCGACACCGGCATGGACTGCGTGCGCAGCGCGGTGCGCCTGGGCGCCTCACGCGTGACCTGCGCCTACCGCCGCGACGAAGCCAACATGCCCGGCTCCGCGCGCGAAGTGGCCAATGCGCGCGAGGAAGGCGTGCAGTTCCTCTTCAACCGTGCACCGCTGGCGCTCCTGGGCGAGGACGGTGATGTCACCGGCGTGCGCGTGGCCGAGACGCAGCTGGGCGCACCGGATGCACAGGGCCGTCGCAACGCCGAGATCGTCGCAGGCAGCGAATCGGTGCTGGCCGCGGACGTGGTGATCATCGCCTTCGGCTTCCAGCCCGACCCGCCGGAATGGCTGTCGGCGCATGGGATCGAGCTGGAGGGCAACGGCAGGATCCGCGTGCAGCCGGCGGCTTCGGGCTGCGGGTCGCGGAAGAAGGTAGCCGCTGATGCGCGACTGCCGTTCCAGACGGCCAATGCGAAGGTGTTCGCCGGTGGCGACAGCGTGCGCGGGGCAGATCTGGTGGTGACCGCGGCGTACGAGGGACGCGAGGCGGCGGCGGGGATTGTGAAGCTGCTGCTGGGGTGA
- a CDS encoding GIY-YIG nuclease family protein yields the protein MFWIYMLRCADGTFYLGHTDDIERRLDQHHAGQHACYTQRRRPVTLVFSQEFPTREEALVAERQIKGWSRAKKLALVDGDWGRISLLARGKHRHQR from the coding sequence ATGTTCTGGATCTACATGCTTCGCTGCGCCGACGGCACCTTCTACCTCGGCCACACCGACGATATCGAACGCCGCCTGGACCAGCACCATGCTGGGCAGCATGCCTGCTATACCCAACGACGCAGGCCAGTCACGCTGGTCTTCTCGCAGGAGTTCCCGACGCGGGAAGAAGCCCTTGTCGCCGAGCGGCAGATCAAGGGATGGAGCCGAGCGAAGAAGCTGGCGCTGGTCGACGGAGACTGGGGCAGGATCAGTCTGCTGGCCCGGGGGAAGCACCGGCATCAGCGGTGA
- the folE gene encoding GTP cyclohydrolase I FolE, with protein MADNDKPSREQAEAAVRTLLRWAGDDPAREGLLDTPKRVAKAYTDWFSGYAEDPADYLKRTFEEVEGYDEMIVLRDIEFESHCEHHMAPIIGKAHVGYLPDGKVVGISKLARVVETYARRLQVQEKMTAQIAQVIQDVLQPRGVGVVIEGAHECMTTRGVHKRGVSMITSKMLGSFREDARTRAEFLQFIDVGPGR; from the coding sequence ATGGCCGACAACGACAAGCCGTCCCGCGAACAGGCCGAAGCGGCCGTGCGCACCCTGCTGCGCTGGGCCGGCGACGACCCGGCTCGCGAAGGCCTGCTCGACACGCCCAAGCGCGTGGCCAAGGCGTACACCGACTGGTTCAGCGGCTACGCCGAGGACCCGGCCGACTACCTCAAGCGCACCTTCGAGGAAGTCGAGGGCTACGACGAGATGATCGTGCTGCGCGACATCGAGTTCGAGAGCCACTGCGAGCACCACATGGCGCCGATCATCGGCAAGGCGCACGTGGGCTACCTGCCCGACGGCAAGGTGGTCGGCATCAGCAAGCTCGCGCGCGTGGTCGAGACCTATGCGCGCCGGTTGCAGGTGCAGGAGAAGATGACCGCGCAGATCGCGCAGGTGATCCAGGATGTGTTGCAGCCGCGCGGTGTCGGCGTGGTGATCGAAGGCGCGCACGAGTGCATGACCACGCGCGGAGTGCACAAGCGCGGGGTGAGCATGATCACTTCGAAGATGCTGGGAAGCTTCCGCGAGGATGCGCGGACGCGCGCGGAGTTCTTGCAGTTTATTGATGTGGGTCCGGGGCGGTAA
- a CDS encoding efflux transporter outer membrane subunit, with product MQPQGLTVAAVAKVFAPSLLALALAACAVGPDYVRPDMPTPANFARDEGAAAVDAPATGDGNAAVAQEASPQANAEFWTSFNDPLLTRLVEESLTANHDLRIALASYDRSNALLRNAKLDRFPTVTASATGTDSRASSDQAPGVGRNDRDGESYNVQADASWELDLFGRVRRNVESQRAEVWAAASDLDALQVAIVGEVARTYVELRGLQERLRVARDNSENQRETLRLVQARFDAGRGTEFDTSRARAQLEATLSRVPNLEAQVAVSMHRLAVLTGKTPEALITDLTPQQPLPTLPARLDPGTPGDLLRNRPDVIAAEHRLHAATAKIGVATADLFPRFTLFGLIGSQAIDSGALFERDSETRLIGLGIDWSFLDIGRVRARIAAADADAAGDPGPLRAGRAAGAGGHRERAGALLACPCRRPAPGAGRDRQRHRGATGARALRSRRRRPVRSAGCRAHPAGRPGSIRRRPHPQRLRRGRAVQGAGRWLADPRAAARGRRQALRQQAPPIQPDGRWRHAFPSLERDVIG from the coding sequence ATGCAACCGCAAGGACTGACCGTCGCCGCAGTCGCCAAGGTGTTCGCGCCATCGCTGCTGGCGCTCGCGCTGGCCGCGTGCGCGGTCGGCCCGGACTACGTGCGGCCGGATATGCCGACGCCGGCGAACTTCGCCCGCGACGAAGGCGCAGCTGCCGTCGATGCCCCGGCAACTGGCGACGGCAATGCCGCCGTCGCCCAGGAAGCCAGCCCGCAGGCCAACGCCGAGTTCTGGACCAGCTTCAACGACCCGCTGCTGACGCGGCTGGTCGAGGAGTCGCTGACCGCCAACCACGACCTGCGCATCGCCCTGGCCAGCTATGACCGTTCCAACGCGCTGCTGCGCAACGCCAAGCTCGACCGCTTCCCGACCGTGACCGCCAGTGCCACCGGCACCGACTCGCGTGCGAGTTCGGACCAGGCACCGGGCGTCGGTCGCAACGATCGCGACGGCGAGAGCTACAACGTGCAGGCCGATGCCAGCTGGGAACTCGACCTGTTCGGTCGCGTTCGCCGCAATGTCGAGTCGCAGCGCGCCGAGGTGTGGGCCGCCGCGTCCGATCTGGACGCATTGCAGGTCGCGATCGTCGGTGAGGTGGCGCGTACCTACGTCGAGCTGCGCGGTTTGCAGGAGCGCCTGCGCGTCGCCCGCGACAACTCGGAGAACCAGCGCGAAACCCTGCGCCTGGTGCAGGCGCGATTCGATGCCGGCCGCGGCACCGAATTCGACACCTCGCGTGCCCGTGCCCAGCTCGAAGCGACGCTGTCGCGCGTGCCGAACCTGGAAGCGCAGGTCGCGGTGAGCATGCATCGGCTCGCGGTGCTGACCGGCAAGACGCCCGAAGCGCTGATCACCGACCTGACGCCGCAGCAGCCGCTGCCGACGTTGCCTGCAAGGCTCGACCCAGGCACGCCGGGCGACCTGCTGCGCAACCGCCCCGACGTGATCGCCGCCGAGCATCGCCTGCATGCCGCCACGGCCAAGATAGGCGTGGCCACCGCCGACCTGTTCCCGCGCTTCACGCTGTTCGGACTGATCGGCAGCCAGGCGATCGACAGCGGCGCGCTGTTCGAGCGCGACAGCGAGACCCGCCTCATCGGTCTGGGCATCGACTGGTCGTTCCTCGACATCGGCCGGGTGCGTGCGCGCATTGCCGCGGCCGATGCCGATGCCGCCGGCGACCCTGGCCCGCTACGAGCAGGCCGTGCTGCTGGCGCTGGAGGACACCGAGAACGCGCTGGTGCGCTACTCGCGTGCCCGTGTCGAAGACCAGCACCTGGAGCAGGCCGCGATCGACAGCGCCACCGCGGCGCGACTGGCGCGCGTGCGCTACGAAGCCGGCGCCGCCGACCTGTTCGAAGTGCTGGATGCCGAGCGCACCCAGCTGGTCGCCCAGGAAGCATTCGCCGACGGCCGCACCCGCAGCGCCTCCGGCGCGGTCGCGCTGTACAAGGCGCTGGCCGGTGGCTGGCCGACCCGCGTGCCGCTGCGCGAGGACGTCGCCAAGCGCTGAGACAACAGGCTCCCCCAATCCAACCCGACGGCCGGTGGCGGCACGCTTTCCCCTCCCTCGAGCGTGACGTCATCGGCTGA